The following is a genomic window from Bacteroidota bacterium.
CGAGGGCAAGTAGTGCATATTCAAGTGCCTTATCGAAATTTTTCTGCTGGAAATATATTGCCGCGAGGTTATTGTAGTTATTAAACAGCTCCTCCTTATGACCTGATGATTTATTAATACTTATTGCAGTGTCGAAAAATTCTTTAGACCGGGCATAATCATTTTTGGTTGAAATATAATTTTCCAAGATTATTCGAAACCATTGCTATCCCATCCTTCCAGCCAAGAGAGTCGCAAATATGCATGGCTTTGATATAATAGTCCATAGCCTGGTCCCAGGCTCCGGTTTCTTCATAAATGGCACCAATGACTTTGTAAATTCCGGCTTTTTTTTGTTCAGTGGCCGATGTTGGGCTTTCATTTAAAGAAAGATATTCATATATGCTTTTATACAACTCGAGTGCCCGGGGATGTTCTCCTCTTTCGAGCAGTAACTGCCCGATAAGCGTTGAGACCTGAAATGAAGTCTCCATTTCGGGATGCTGTTCTTGATCTGCAATAAGAGAGTCGATTTTGCTGTTTAAGATGGTTTCAGGGGGTAGGGCGGGTCGAATTTCTTTAAAGATTTCAATGGCAGTCTTTAAAAAAGGATATTTCACTCTCACCGAATCAGCGGCTGTGGATACCTGAAAATTGATTATCATCAGAACAGCAGGAAACAGGTATTTGTATATGACCGACATAAAGATAAATGTACAATTTTCTTGAATTTTATTAGGCGGTGTCCTTTTAAACGCCTTTGGGTTTGCAGGCGGGGTACCCATAGTGGGTCGCTGAAAACCCAGGCTGTCCTTTATCAGCGTAAAGGGTTGGCAACAGTTAATTCCTGATTTGCATCGAGCCGGTAGTTAACAAAATACATGTCCATTTTCCTGTCACCCTTTATAGGGATTTTACCCCTGTGCGTGAAGTCATACATGTCATTCACCATTTCCATTGTGGCTTTTGAAATGTTCACCCTTCCCGCGGCACCTGTCGATTCCATACAATATGCTACATTGACAGTGTCGCCCCAGATATCGAAGGCGAATTTTTTATGACCAACAATACCTGACACCACAGGGCCGGAATGGATGCCAATACGGATTTCGAAGAAGGACTTTCCGGCTTGCTGTCGCTGCTCTTTATGGTTTTGCATCAACTGCCTGATTTCCAACGCAGCATCGATAACATCGGACGCATGTGTGCCATTGGGGACAGGTAATCCCCCCACAGCCATATAGGCATCACCTATTGTCTTGATTTTTTCGATACCGTATTTGACGATAATATTATCAAAAGCTTTATAAAAATAGTCGATTTCACGGATGAGGTCTTCAGCATCCATTTTTTCTGTTATTCTTGAAAAGTCCTTGAAATCAGTGAACATCACAGTAACTTTTTCATATTTTCTGGGCTTGGCTTTGCTGTATAACTTGAGCTCTCTGGCTGTCTCCTCGGGGAGTATGTTCAGGAGGAGATCCTCCGATTTTTTTTGCTCCAGACTGATGATGTGATTTTTTTCAGATAATTGGTTTTTTATTTTTCGTAGGAATAAAAACCTGTTGAGGAGAGCGGCAAGAAGTATTATTAGAAGAGCCGTCACAGCCAAAATAAGGTAAGTAACAAGTTTCCCCTTTTCCATATCTCGTTGATTCAGATCTCCCTGTAATTTAAGAAGGGCTATTTCCCTCTGTGATTTTTCCCTGTTTATGACTGAAAGGCTATCCATTAACTTCATACAGGAGGAATGATAGTCAATGCTTTTATTTAGTTCCCCATGCCTGAGGTAAATATCCCCGAGGATCATCAGCGCTTTGCACTCCAGATTCGTGTAATGAAGCTCACCAGCCAGTTTAGATGCTTCGGCAGCATAGTACAAGGCTGAATCGAAATGATCGGAATTATGATAAATGGTCGCCAGCTTCAGATAGATATTGATCCTGGCGGTATCTGAATTTTTATCCGACAGTAGGAATTTCAGGTTGTCGACCTGCGGAGTGATTCCCCTGCAAGAAACCGAAACAAACACCAAAACCATGACAAAGACTAATCTTTTTAACAAGACAGGAAGTAAGTCCACTGGAATGGTTTCAGTCATAAATCCCGTATTTAAACGATAGCTGAAATATTTTATAAACACGTAAACTTTTTTTTACTGTCAAATAAACAATATTTTTTAAAAATTGTTTATACTTGGTCTAAATAAAATTAAAGATTATCTGTCATGAAAAAATCTATCTCCTCCTGCAGATGCTGCAACCTGCAACCTGCAACCTGCGACTTGCAACCTGCGACCTGCAACCTGCAACCTGCAACTTGCAACCTGCAACCTTTTTACACGGGACAGTTCAATTGGACTATCTTAGCAGACTGATGAAAAGGAAAATATTTAGAAGTGTGACGATAGAAGCGATGACATATAAGAATATCTTCATGAACAGTTTGTTCCGGTAATTTCCCATGACCTTTGGTGATGAGGTAAGATAGATCAGCAGGAAAATGGTAAATGGAAGCTGAATACTCAGCACTGTTTGTGAGATGATCAAACCTTTAAAGGGATCGCCAATAATAAAGATCAGAAGAGTTGCGATGAGTAGGGAAGCGGCTACGCCCATCCGGGAGTGATTATCACGTATGTCATAAGGTTCCCGGTACATGCCTGCGAAAATTGACCCGGCAGCCATGCCGGAAGTGATTGAAGAAGCGATGCCCGAGAAGAGCAGGGCAACAGCAAAGATGATAGCAGCATTACTGCCAAGTAAGGGCTCGAGGAGGTGTTTGGCCTCCTGAATCTCCGTCACGCTGGTTTGAGTAGTGAAAAAGGTGGCTGCAGCCAGGATGATCATAGCGCTGTTGATAGCCCAGCCCACGATCATGGAAAAGAGTGTATCCGTGAATTCAAAATCAAGCTGGCGGCGTACGACTTTGCTATCTTCCCTGTTCCATTGACGGCTTTGGATGATCTCGGAATGAAGGAAGATATTATGGGGCATGACCACAGCGCCAAGGACACTCATAATAAGAAGCATAGATCCATGCGGGAATGAAGGTTTGACCCAGGCAGTGGCGGCTTCTCCCCAGTCAATTTGAACCAGGGTGAGTTCATAAATAAATGAAAGTCCGATGACGGAGACAAAACCGATGATCCATTTCTCGATTAAACGGTACGAGTTTGAAAAGAGCATGATAATCACGAATGTCAGAGTCATCAATGCACCGGCTCTCACAGGGATGTGAAAGAGCATATTCAGTGCCAGTGAAGCGCCTAATATCTCGGCCAAAGATGTGGATATTGAAGCCATCATAGCACTGATGAGCAGGAGTTGCGAGTATTTTTTTTTCAGATAAATAGTGGCCGCTTCCGACAGGCATAAACCCGTTACTATGCCAAGGTGGGCAGCATTATGCTGGAGGATGATAAGCATTATGGTTGAAAGGGTGACAATCCATAGGAGAGAGTAGCCAAAGCCGGACCCGGCAGCGAGATTGGACGCCCAGTTGCCGGGATCAATGAATCCTACAGTCACCAGCAAACCAGGTCCTATGTATTTCAGCAAATCCAGGGCACCGAAACGCGGCCGGTGCTTACTCCTGTTAAATAATTCCTTTAACCTTTGAATCGAATTCATACGTATGGAAGTACATACTAATTTTTAGGTAAAGAAAAATAAAATGTCGCTCCTTTACCGGGCTCGCCTTCGGCCCACACACGTCCTTTATGTTTGTGGATAATACGTTGAACAATTGCCAGTCCTACGCCTGTACCATCATATTGGGCGTCTTTATGCAGTCGTTCAAAAACCCCAAATAATTTATGCGCATAATTTGGATTAAAGCCGACTCCATTATCCCGCACGAAATAAAGGATTTCTTTATCCCCTTCAGAACTTCCAATTTCAATGACCGGATTATTAGATTTAGAAGAGTATTTGATGGCATTGGAAAGCAGGTTTTGCCAAACCTGCTTCATTAATGTGCTATCACCTGTTGCTTTCGGAAGGTGATGAACAGTCAGGGTGATGTGATTGTGCTGCCCGTCAATGGTCAATTCACCAAATACGGACTTTGCCAAATCTGTCATATCTATTGCGTGCTTCTGCATTTCTTTGCGGCTGACGCGTACCAGGGTGAGCAGATCATCGATGAGCTTACCCATTCTGTTTGTATGGCTAAGAACATTATTCAGAATCCGGTTGCCTTCGTCATCAAGAAGCTGGTGATAATCTTCCAGAAGTATACGGCTATACCCATTTATCGCGCGTAACGGTGTCTGCAGGTCGTGGGAAACAGAGTAACTGAACGATTCTAATTCTTTCATGGATGCCTCCAACTGAGCAGTCCGTTCAACTACCCGTTGTTCCAGTTCAGTGTTAAGCATGAGTATCTCTTCTTCTGTTTGCTTGCGGCTGGTGACATCCCAAATGATACCGTTGATGCGTAAAGGTTTTTCCCCCAAATCAAGAACCAACCTGCCGCGTGCAGTGAGATAATGAATACTGCCATCCGGCCAGATGGTCCGGTACTCAGGTTCGTAAAGCACATTCTGTTCGATAGTACGTTTGAGTGCTTTTTTAATCTTTTCCCTGTCATCGGGATGGAGGACATTATAAAATTCCTCTGCTGTTCCTTTAAAATTCTCGGGATTAATTCCCAGAAGATGGCATACCTGTTCATCAAAATATCTTTTATCTTCGGTGATATCCCAATACCATACTCCCATTTGAGCTGAGCGCAAAGCCAGATCAAGCTGTGCCTGGTTTTCATGCAGGGCAATTTCAGTTTTTTTCTTTTCTGAAATATCTCTTATAATGACTGTGATATTTTCCTGATCTCTTTTGAATGAGGCATAAATTTCCAAATGGCGACCCCGGAATTCCATTTCAAATGGTCTGATTTCCTTGCCGGAAAGAACGGTTTGTATCTGTCTTAACATCGCCGGTAGTATGGCCAAATCCAGAAATTTGGGCATGACTTGCAAAGCATTATGACCGACAAGTTGTTCCCGTTTTAAACCGGTAATCCGGCTCAGAGCCGGGTTGATATCGAGGATAGTACCTTTCTTTGTAACATAAATAATTCCATCGCCTGCGCTGTTGAAAATACCGGCAAATTTGGCTTCACTTTCTCTCAGAATTTCTTCAGTCTTTTTCCGGGTTTCTATTTCAGATTTTAAATCTTCCATTAAATTGAGAGAAGCTCTTTTAGTCATCTCCAGTTTTTTGAGTGCCAGGCGCAGCTCTTCCTCAGTCCTTTTCCGTTCGGCCAATTCTTTTTCAAGTTTATGTGTACGTTCCGATACAAGTTGTGTAAGACTTATGTTCTCATAACGTTTAAAATCTTCCGATTCTTTGATGCGCAACATGGCTCTGATTTGAGCCGTGAGTTCTGCTTCGTCGATGGGTTTGGTTAAAAAAGCGTCGGCGCCTGATTCAAGTGCTTTGATGCGGTTTTCTTTACTCGTTTTTATAGCAGTGATCATGATAACGGGTATATGATTCAAAAGGACATCCGTCTTGAGCCTGGAGCAGACTTCAAATCCATCCATTTCAGGCATTACAAGGTCTAAAAGAATGACATCCGGCATCTCTGAATGACAGAGCTCAATACCTCTTTTTCCGCTTAAAGCAGGGATGAACGTTGCTTTGGGGAAAGCATCCGATAATAATGCCTTTAAAACAACAAGATTGTCATTGTTGTCATCAATTGCGAGAATCTTTATCATATATAGCTATTTACTTAACCATTCCTGAATCGTTCTTTCTACCAGATCCCTGTCAATAGTAATAAGTGCATCTTTCATTCGTTTATACTATACTTTTCCTTTCGGCCAGGTTCCTTCATTCTTTTAGGTATGATCAGCCTAAATTTTGGGCATCCGGGCAGGTGCATATTGATAGGTACTTCAATGCCACCCGTTATAAGTGAATATGTAAATGATATAACTTTTGGGTTACTGAAAACGTAAGTAAAAATAATATAATAAAAGATACGTATTAACATTCAGGCCGGTAAATCCAATTTCATTGGTGGCACCTTTTTTTGAAATGCCCAGTGGGACGGTTTAACGATTGAACGATTACGCGATTGCCGATTGAACGATTTAAATCGGCAATCATTGAAGCATCACCTCCTTCCACTGCGTTCCATCATGAAAATACAATTTTCCGTTCGTATTTACATAAAGGCAACCTAATTGACCACTGGGGGGGGAAGACCGAGGTGCTAAAAATAGAAATTCATGTAATTGAATTGTTGCAGCTTCAATATTACCCCCATAACCCCCGTGTACCCATAGATTTCCATCTATTTCAGTGTCATCGTCTATACGAACCTCTCCGATAACTTCGAGTTTAAACCATGGTGATGGACTTGTTGTTCCTATCCCCACATTACCCGATACAGCAGCATACATATCGTTTCCTGAGATGGTCCAGTCGTTATCTGTGGCGGTTACAGCTCCCCAGGAAAGAGTAGCGCTGCCATCGGTTTGCAAAACCTGGCCATTAGATCCATCTTGAGTCGGTAAAGTATAGGTTGTACTTCCGGCGGCAGCAGCAGGTGCAAGCCCGACATATCCTGAAGTTGAACCGGAGAGCCGCATGGTGCCTTTTACATCCAGTTCGCTACCCGGATTCGTGGTTCCTATGCCGGCATAACCGGTTATATCATCGATTCTCATACGCTCATTACCTGCCGGTGCTTCAAAGATAAGCGGACTGTTACTTGTAAAAGCACTTGCTGAAACTTTGCCGTCTGCAAAAATATTGCCACCCCAACCATACCCATTCTGGATTACATGTAGATCAGCACCATCTATTTCAGTGTCATCGTCTATATGAACCTGTCCATCTATATGAACCCCTCCGATAACTTCGAGTTTATGATTTGGACTTGTTGTTCCTATCCCCACATTACCCGGTACAGCAGCATACATATCGTTTCCTGAAATGGTCCAGTCGTTATCTGTGGCGGTTACAGCTCCCCAGGAAAGAGTCGCGCTGCCATTGGTTTGCAAAACCTGGCCACTAGATCCATCTTGAGCCGGTAAAGTATAGGTTGTACTTCCGGCGGCGGCAGCAGGTGCAAGTCCGACATATCCTGAAGTTGAACCGGAGAGCCGCATGGTGCCTTTTACATCCAGTTCGCTTCCCGGATTCGTGGTTCCTATGCCGGCATAACCGGTTATATCATCGATTCTCATACGCTCAATAGTTGCCGGTGCTTCAAAGATAAGCGGACTGTTACTTGTAAAAGCACTTGCTGAAACTTTACCGGATGCTTCAATATTGCCATCCCAAGGATGAGTTCCATCCCCGTGTACCCATAGATTTCCAGCTATTTCAGCATGCCAAAAGTCTTCTATATAAACATGTCCATCTATATGAACCTCTCCGATAACTTCGAGTTTATGATTTGGACTTGTTGTTCCTATCCCCACATTACCCGATACAGCAGCATACATATCGTTTCCTGAGATGGTCCAGTCGTTATCTGTGGCGGTTACAGCTCCCCAGGAAAGAGTAGCGTAGCCATCGGTTTGCAAAACCTGGCCATTAGATCCATCCTGGGTCGGTAAAGTATAGGTTGTACTTCCGGCGTTAGCAGCAGATACAAGCCCGACATATCCTGAAGTTGAACCGGAGAGCCGCATGGTTCCTTTTACATCCAGTGCGCTTCCCGGAGCCGTAGTTCCTATGCCGGCATAACCGGTTATATCATCGATTCTCATACGCTCATTACCTGCCGGTGCTTCAAATATAAGCGGACTGTTACTTGTAAAAGCACTTGCTGAAACTTTGCCCTCTGCTTCAATATTGCCACCCCAATTATGATACGTATCCATGTTTACATATAGATCAGCACCATCTATTCTAGTGTCATCGTCTATATAAACCAGTCCATCTATATGAACATGTCCGATAACTTCGAGTTTATAAAATTGTGGACTTGTTGTTCCTATCCCCACATTACCCGATACAGCAGCATACATATCGTTTCCTGAAATGGTCCAGTCGTTATCTGTGGCGGTTACAGCTCCCCAGGAAAGAGTGGCGCTGCCATCGGTTTGCAAAACCTGGCCACTGGATCCATCCTGAGTCGGTAAAGTATAGGTTGTACTTCCGGCGTTAGCAGCAGGTGCAATCCCGACATATCCTGAAGTTGAACCGGAAAGCCGCATGGTGCCTTTTACATCAAGCTCACTTCCAGGATTCAGGGTCCAAATGCCTACATCGGCGTTAAGAGCAAGGATATCGTTGTCAAACTCACCATAAATTAAACTTTTAGTCTGATTGTTTGCAATATAAAGCTTATTGCTATTGGTTTCATGTAAGCCTGCCCATAATCCAATAAAAACGTTTCCAGAACCTGTTTGGTTTATAAGACCAGAGTTAGGTCCTATTGAAGTGTTATTGTTGCCAGAGGTGTTGCTCTCAAGTGCATGGTGGCCTACCGCTACATTTAATTCTCCATTAGTGTTATCGTACAAAGAAAGAGTACCCAATGCTGTATTACATTGTCCATTATTATTGGCAAGTGCATAATAACCAACTGCCGTGTTTTCACGACCTTGTATATTGGATTCAAGTGCATAATAACCTAT
Proteins encoded in this region:
- a CDS encoding Nramp family divalent metal transporter gives rise to the protein MNSIQRLKELFNRSKHRPRFGALDLLKYIGPGLLVTVGFIDPGNWASNLAAGSGFGYSLLWIVTLSTIMLIILQHNAAHLGIVTGLCLSEAATIYLKKKYSQLLLISAMMASISTSLAEILGASLALNMLFHIPVRAGALMTLTFVIIMLFSNSYRLIEKWIIGFVSVIGLSFIYELTLVQIDWGEAATAWVKPSFPHGSMLLIMSVLGAVVMPHNIFLHSEIIQSRQWNREDSKVVRRQLDFEFTDTLFSMIVGWAINSAMIILAAATFFTTQTSVTEIQEAKHLLEPLLGSNAAIIFAVALLFSGIASSITSGMAAGSIFAGMYREPYDIRDNHSRMGVAASLLIATLLIFIIGDPFKGLIISQTVLSIQLPFTIFLLIYLTSSPKVMGNYRNKLFMKIFLYVIASIVTLLNIFLFISLLR
- a CDS encoding PAS domain S-box protein yields the protein MIKILAIDDNNDNLVVLKALLSDAFPKATFIPALSGKRGIELCHSEMPDVILLDLVMPEMDGFEVCSRLKTDVLLNHIPVIMITAIKTSKENRIKALESGADAFLTKPIDEAELTAQIRAMLRIKESEDFKRYENISLTQLVSERTHKLEKELAERKRTEEELRLALKKLEMTKRASLNLMEDLKSEIETRKKTEEILRESEAKFAGIFNSAGDGIIYVTKKGTILDINPALSRITGLKREQLVGHNALQVMPKFLDLAILPAMLRQIQTVLSGKEIRPFEMEFRGRHLEIYASFKRDQENITVIIRDISEKKKTEIALHENQAQLDLALRSAQMGVWYWDITEDKRYFDEQVCHLLGINPENFKGTAEEFYNVLHPDDREKIKKALKRTIEQNVLYEPEYRTIWPDGSIHYLTARGRLVLDLGEKPLRINGIIWDVTSRKQTEEEILMLNTELEQRVVERTAQLEASMKELESFSYSVSHDLQTPLRAINGYSRILLEDYHQLLDDEGNRILNNVLSHTNRMGKLIDDLLTLVRVSRKEMQKHAIDMTDLAKSVFGELTIDGQHNHITLTVHHLPKATGDSTLMKQVWQNLLSNAIKYSSKSNNPVIEIGSSEGDKEILYFVRDNGVGFNPNYAHKLFGVFERLHKDAQYDGTGVGLAIVQRIIHKHKGRVWAEGEPGKGATFYFSLPKN
- a CDS encoding adenylate/guanylate cyclase domain-containing protein, whose product is MTETIPVDLLPVLLKRLVFVMVLVFVSVSCRGITPQVDNLKFLLSDKNSDTARINIYLKLATIYHNSDHFDSALYYAAEASKLAGELHYTNLECKALMILGDIYLRHGELNKSIDYHSSCMKLMDSLSVINREKSQREIALLKLQGDLNQRDMEKGKLVTYLILAVTALLIILLAALLNRFLFLRKIKNQLSEKNHIISLEQKKSEDLLLNILPEETARELKLYSKAKPRKYEKVTVMFTDFKDFSRITEKMDAEDLIREIDYFYKAFDNIIVKYGIEKIKTIGDAYMAVGGLPVPNGTHASDVIDAALEIRQLMQNHKEQRQQAGKSFFEIRIGIHSGPVVSGIVGHKKFAFDIWGDTVNVAYCMESTGAAGRVNISKATMEMVNDMYDFTHRGKIPIKGDRKMDMYFVNYRLDANQELTVANPLR